In a genomic window of Streptomyces roseoviridis:
- a CDS encoding HAD-IA family hydrolase codes for MPATTPATLTARALLLDMDGTLVNSDAVVERCWRRWAEREGLDPAEVLKVVHGRQGYATMAALLPDRPMEQNLADNRAILAEETADLDGVVPVPGAPAFMAALATVPHALVTSADEALAQARMGAAGLAMPDTRVTAECVGASKPDPEGFLKGAAALGFAPEDCVVFEDSEAGIQAGRAAGMRVVGVGPRAAAFAPDVHVGDLTGVRVERGPDGTLTLAFSAARAA; via the coding sequence ATGCCCGCCACCACCCCGGCGACGCTTACCGCACGTGCCCTGCTGCTCGACATGGACGGCACGCTCGTCAACTCCGACGCCGTCGTGGAGCGCTGCTGGCGGCGCTGGGCGGAGCGGGAGGGACTCGACCCCGCCGAAGTGCTGAAGGTGGTGCACGGCCGGCAGGGATACGCCACGATGGCCGCCCTGCTGCCGGACCGGCCGATGGAGCAGAACCTCGCCGACAACCGGGCCATCCTCGCCGAGGAGACCGCCGACCTCGACGGGGTGGTGCCGGTGCCGGGCGCGCCCGCCTTCATGGCCGCGCTCGCCACCGTGCCGCACGCCCTCGTCACCTCGGCCGACGAAGCGCTGGCGCAGGCCCGAATGGGCGCGGCGGGCCTCGCGATGCCGGACACCCGGGTCACCGCCGAGTGCGTCGGCGCGAGCAAGCCGGACCCCGAGGGCTTCCTCAAGGGGGCGGCCGCGCTGGGCTTCGCCCCCGAGGACTGCGTGGTCTTCGAGGACTCCGAGGCGGGCATCCAGGCGGGCCGCGCGGCCGGCATGCGCGTGGTCGGCGTGGGTCCCCGGGCCGCCGCCTTCGCCCCCGACGTCCACGTAGGGGATCTCACCGGCGTACGGGTGGAGCGGGGCCCCGACGGCACGCTCACTCTCGCCTTCTCCGCCGCGCGGGCGGCGTAG
- a CDS encoding peptidoglycan-binding domain-containing protein — translation MLPSPYAGGSGPQGGDGYEGSAYGAAGGYGADAHGAEGYEPGGYEPDGYGADAHGAEGYEPGGYEPDRYEPALTLAYAPEEHSGRARGRGRAALIAAVVAAAVVGTAVLATVLIGGDDSDTDDRATVPEVTTSASENVAVSEAPITSRSPSASASATAAPEATSASASPSATASATATGTGSSAPAAPGAPATRTATPTSASAVPPTTAPATEAPTLSLGSTGPEVEELQRRLREAWVYDGPVNGSYTRKVERAVALYQSYQYIEEDPRGVYGPYTRRALEAETTGQ, via the coding sequence GTGCTGCCGTCCCCGTACGCGGGCGGATCCGGGCCGCAGGGCGGCGATGGGTACGAGGGGAGCGCCTACGGGGCGGCCGGCGGGTACGGGGCCGATGCACACGGGGCCGAGGGGTACGAGCCCGGCGGCTACGAGCCCGACGGGTACGGGGCCGATGCGCACGGGGCCGAGGGGTACGAACCCGGTGGCTACGAGCCCGATCGGTACGAGCCGGCGCTCACGCTGGCGTACGCCCCCGAGGAGCACTCGGGGCGCGCGCGGGGCCGGGGCCGGGCGGCCCTGATCGCCGCCGTGGTCGCGGCGGCGGTCGTCGGCACCGCCGTCCTGGCCACGGTACTGATCGGCGGCGACGACAGCGACACCGACGACCGCGCCACCGTCCCCGAGGTCACCACCAGCGCGTCCGAGAACGTGGCCGTCTCCGAGGCGCCGATCACCAGCCGTTCCCCCTCGGCATCCGCCTCGGCGACCGCGGCCCCGGAGGCGACCTCCGCGTCCGCCTCCCCCTCCGCCACGGCATCCGCCACCGCGACCGGCACCGGCTCCTCGGCGCCCGCGGCCCCCGGGGCGCCCGCCACGCGGACCGCCACGCCGACGAGCGCGAGCGCGGTGCCTCCGACCACGGCCCCGGCCACCGAGGCGCCGACCCTGAGCCTCGGGTCCACGGGCCCGGAGGTGGAGGAACTGCAGCGGCGGCTGCGGGAGGCATGGGTGTACGACGGGCCGGTGAACGGCTCGTACACGAGGAAGGTGGAGCGCGCGGTCGCGCTCTACCAGTCGTACCAGTACATCGAGGAGGACCCGCGGGGCGTCTACGGCCCGTACACGCGCCGAGCCCTGGAGGCGGAGACGACGGGGCAGTGA
- a CDS encoding MFS transporter, which yields MAQEVRAPHAGEGPVPGAAQSHRTVVVAIGALLLGMLLAALDQTIVSTALPTIVSELGGMEHLSWVVTAYMLASTAATPLWGKLGDQYGRKKLFQGAIVLFLIGSALCGIAQNMPQLIAFRAVQGLGGGGLMVLSMAIVGDLVSPRERGRYQGLFGAVFGATSVLGPLLGGLFTEHLSWRWVFYINLPIGVVALFVIAAVLHIPVRSTRHRIDYLGTFLIASVATCLVLVASLGGTTWDWGSAQIIGLAVLGAVLLVWFVSVERRAAEPVLPLKLFRIRTFTLVSVISFVVGFAMFGAMTYLPTFLQVVQGVSPTMSGVHMLPMVLGMLITSTGSGQIVSRTGRWKVFPIAGTAVTALGLLLLNELTETTSTWTMSLFFFVFGAGLGLVMQVLVLVVQNAVAYEDLGVATSGATFFRSIGASFGVAIFGTVFTNRLTDKLDDALAGQPLPPGVDAGTVAADPRAMAALPPPLRPSVVHAYATSITDVFLYAAPVVLVAFVIAWFLKEDRLRGSVTAPDPSQTLASNPVERSSYDECARALSVLGSREGRKHIYEKITARAGLDLLPAASWLLLRVRRHGTVEPGRLADTTPVPLRAITEAARQLEERRLVAREGIQLVLTEEGARTAVRLAKAREDSLAELLGDWWGPERPTDLVRLVEELTAELGGSDAERPRTAGPPRDHHA from the coding sequence ATGGCCCAGGAAGTACGCGCGCCGCACGCCGGCGAAGGCCCCGTACCGGGAGCGGCACAGAGCCACCGCACCGTCGTCGTCGCGATCGGCGCGCTGCTGCTCGGCATGCTCCTCGCCGCACTCGACCAGACCATCGTGTCCACCGCCCTGCCGACCATCGTCAGCGAGCTCGGCGGCATGGAGCACCTGTCCTGGGTCGTCACCGCCTACATGCTGGCCTCCACCGCCGCCACCCCCCTTTGGGGCAAGCTCGGCGACCAGTACGGGCGCAAGAAGCTCTTCCAGGGCGCCATCGTGCTCTTCCTCATCGGCTCGGCGCTCTGCGGCATCGCCCAGAACATGCCCCAGCTCATCGCCTTCCGCGCCGTCCAGGGCCTCGGCGGCGGCGGGCTCATGGTGCTGTCCATGGCGATCGTCGGCGACCTCGTCTCGCCCCGCGAACGCGGCCGCTACCAGGGTCTCTTCGGTGCCGTCTTCGGCGCCACCAGCGTCCTCGGCCCCCTCCTCGGCGGCCTGTTCACCGAGCACCTCTCCTGGCGCTGGGTCTTCTACATCAACCTGCCGATCGGCGTCGTCGCCCTCTTCGTCATCGCCGCCGTCCTGCACATCCCGGTCCGCAGCACCCGCCACCGCATCGACTACCTCGGCACCTTCCTCATCGCCTCCGTCGCCACCTGCCTGGTCCTGGTCGCCTCCCTCGGCGGCACCACCTGGGACTGGGGCTCGGCGCAGATCATCGGCCTCGCGGTCCTGGGAGCGGTGCTCCTCGTGTGGTTCGTGTCCGTGGAGCGGCGGGCCGCGGAGCCCGTCCTGCCCCTCAAGCTGTTCCGGATCAGGACCTTCACGCTGGTCTCGGTCATCAGCTTCGTCGTCGGCTTCGCGATGTTCGGCGCGATGACCTACCTGCCGACCTTCCTCCAGGTCGTGCAGGGCGTCAGCCCCACCATGTCCGGCGTGCACATGCTGCCCATGGTGCTCGGCATGCTGATCACCTCGACCGGCTCCGGCCAGATCGTCTCCCGCACCGGCCGCTGGAAGGTCTTCCCGATCGCCGGCACGGCGGTCACCGCCCTCGGCCTGCTCCTGCTCAACGAGCTGACGGAGACCACCTCCACCTGGACGATGAGCCTGTTCTTCTTCGTCTTCGGCGCCGGACTGGGCCTGGTCATGCAGGTGCTCGTCCTCGTCGTGCAGAACGCCGTCGCCTACGAGGACCTGGGCGTCGCCACCTCGGGCGCCACCTTCTTCCGTTCCATCGGCGCCTCCTTCGGCGTCGCGATCTTCGGCACCGTCTTCACCAACCGGCTCACCGACAAGCTCGACGACGCCCTCGCCGGACAGCCGCTGCCGCCGGGCGTCGACGCCGGCACGGTGGCCGCCGACCCGCGCGCCATGGCGGCGCTCCCGCCCCCGCTGCGGCCGTCGGTGGTCCACGCGTACGCGACCTCCATCACCGACGTCTTCCTGTACGCGGCGCCCGTCGTCCTCGTGGCCTTCGTCATCGCCTGGTTCCTGAAGGAGGACCGGCTGCGCGGCTCCGTCACCGCGCCCGACCCCAGCCAGACCCTGGCCTCCAACCCCGTCGAGCGCTCCTCCTACGACGAATGCGCCCGCGCCCTGTCCGTGCTCGGCTCCCGCGAGGGCCGCAAGCACATCTACGAGAAGATCACCGCCCGCGCCGGCCTCGACCTGCTGCCCGCCGCGAGCTGGCTGCTGCTGCGGGTGCGCCGCCACGGCACCGTCGAGCCCGGCCGGCTCGCCGACACCACTCCCGTACCGCTGCGGGCGATCACCGAGGCCGCCCGGCAACTGGAGGAGCGCCGTCTGGTGGCCCGTGAGGGGATCCAGCTGGTCCTCACCGAGGAGGGGGCGCGGACGGCGGTACGGCTCGCCAAGGCGCGCGAGGACTCGCTCGCCGAACTCCTCGGCGACTGGTGGGGACCGGAGCGGCCCACCGACCTCGTCCGCCTGGTGGAGGAGCTGACCGCCGAACTCGGCGGCTCGGACGCGGAACGGCCCCGCACGGCCGGACCGCCCCGCGACCACCACGCGTAG
- a CDS encoding GNAT family N-acetyltransferase codes for MARMTWTFSPERVDTPDATALRRDYFGDVAGRYYGRVLAEDEYDEEMIDEGLDLLAPPAGAFLVGRHEGKPAACGGVVLLDAERAELTRVFIRPAFRGTGGAGLLLNGLEDAARALGARRMVLNTRLDLVEARALYVRHGYAEIPAYCTGPYMEIWYGKEL; via the coding sequence ATGGCGCGCATGACCTGGACCTTCTCCCCCGAGCGCGTCGACACCCCGGACGCCACCGCTCTGCGCCGCGACTACTTCGGCGATGTCGCGGGCCGCTACTACGGCCGCGTCCTGGCCGAGGACGAGTACGACGAGGAGATGATCGACGAGGGTCTTGACCTGCTCGCCCCGCCCGCCGGCGCGTTCCTCGTCGGCCGTCACGAGGGCAAGCCGGCCGCCTGCGGCGGAGTGGTCCTCCTGGACGCCGAACGGGCCGAGCTCACCCGGGTGTTCATCCGCCCGGCCTTCCGCGGCACCGGCGGCGCCGGTCTCCTCCTGAACGGCCTGGAGGACGCGGCCCGCGCGCTCGGCGCCCGCCGCATGGTCCTCAACACCCGTCTGGACCTCGTGGAGGCGCGGGCGCTGTACGTGCGGCACGGGTACGCGGAGATACCGGCGTACTGCACCGGTCCCTATATGGAGATCTGGTACGGCAAGGAGCTCTGA
- a CDS encoding antibiotic biosynthesis monooxygenase: protein MSIVKINVLTVPAEQREVLEQRFASRAGAVEGSDGFEWFELLRPLEGTDQYLVYTRWRSEEDFQNWMNGSMKAAHEGGADRPKPAATGSTLWSFEVVQQAAPKN from the coding sequence ATGAGCATCGTGAAGATCAACGTACTGACCGTCCCGGCCGAGCAGCGCGAGGTCCTGGAACAGCGCTTCGCGTCCCGCGCCGGTGCCGTCGAGGGCTCGGACGGCTTCGAGTGGTTCGAACTGCTGCGTCCGCTGGAGGGCACCGACCAGTACCTGGTGTACACCCGCTGGCGCAGCGAGGAGGACTTCCAGAACTGGATGAACGGTTCCATGAAGGCCGCGCACGAGGGCGGCGCGGACCGCCCGAAGCCGGCGGCGACCGGCTCCACCCTGTGGTCGTTCGAGGTGGTGCAGCAGGCGGCCCCCAAGAACTGA
- a CDS encoding serpin family protein, with translation MTAGERIRALAGRWLPLLGDDDFVCSPAGLWLALAAVASGAGGETAGELREVLGVAGPEAADAVSALGRTGAVAGPDGTDAATGRDRTGGAFARGPADGVALATGVWSRVPLRPEFRDRLPGVGFGTLGAQAQREIDAWVRGATGGRVEALPVRLDGGEDLVLAGALALKAAWLSRFPAHLTRDEPFTAGHGATALVPTMHQRIPAHRAWRFGGATVVELPCAGDTVRVRFVLGEEGCGPAEVLPLAWAGPAARMPVRAEAVDLALPRFTLRTRTDVYARLPALGIGRAVRPDADFSGLSPVPLYVSAAVQEALVEIAEEGVEAAAVTVVAMTRGAAAPRQRRVERIAFDRPFGVVVLDGTGEVPLFTGWRARADR, from the coding sequence ATGACCGCGGGTGAACGGATCCGGGCACTGGCCGGGCGGTGGCTGCCGCTGCTCGGCGACGACGACTTCGTCTGCTCGCCGGCCGGGCTGTGGCTGGCGCTCGCCGCCGTGGCGTCCGGGGCGGGCGGCGAGACGGCGGGGGAGCTGCGCGAGGTGCTCGGAGTCGCGGGACCCGAGGCCGCCGACGCGGTGAGCGCGCTGGGCCGGACCGGAGCCGTGGCCGGACCGGACGGGACCGACGCGGCGACCGGACGGGACCGGACCGGCGGGGCGTTCGCGCGGGGACCGGCCGACGGGGTCGCGCTCGCCACGGGGGTGTGGAGCCGGGTGCCGCTGCGCCCGGAGTTCCGCGACCGGCTGCCCGGCGTCGGCTTCGGGACGCTCGGCGCGCAGGCCCAGCGGGAGATCGACGCCTGGGTGCGCGGGGCCACCGGCGGTCGCGTCGAGGCGCTGCCGGTGAGGCTGGACGGCGGTGAGGACCTGGTCCTGGCCGGGGCCCTGGCCCTGAAGGCCGCGTGGCTGAGCCGGTTCCCGGCGCACCTCACCCGGGACGAGCCGTTCACCGCCGGCCACGGCGCCACAGCTCTCGTACCGACCATGCACCAGCGGATCCCGGCGCACCGGGCCTGGCGCTTCGGCGGCGCCACGGTGGTCGAGCTGCCCTGTGCCGGGGACACGGTCCGCGTGCGGTTCGTGCTCGGCGAGGAGGGCTGCGGGCCCGCCGAGGTGCTGCCCCTGGCCTGGGCCGGGCCCGCCGCCCGCATGCCGGTACGGGCCGAGGCCGTCGACCTCGCGCTGCCCCGCTTCACCCTCCGTACCCGCACCGACGTGTACGCGCGGCTGCCCGCGCTCGGCATCGGCCGGGCCGTACGGCCGGACGCCGACTTCTCCGGCCTCTCGCCGGTGCCGCTGTACGTCTCCGCGGCGGTCCAGGAGGCGCTGGTGGAGATCGCGGAGGAGGGCGTGGAGGCGGCCGCTGTCACCGTGGTCGCGATGACCCGCGGCGCCGCCGCGCCCCGGCAGCGTCGGGTCGAACGGATCGCTTTCGACCGGCCCTTCGGCGTCGTGGTCCTCGACGGCACGGGCGAGGTGCCGCTCTTCACCGGCTGGCGCGCCCGGGCGGACCGCTGA
- a CDS encoding O-methyltransferase, which produces MSNDQDRWTTVDHYLTDLLAPADEALTAALADSAAAGLPEIAVAPNQGKLLHLLVAAQGAKNVLEIGTLGGYSTIWLARALPADGRLVTLEYSPAHADVARANIARAGLDKVVEVRTGAALDTLPLLEQEGAGPFDFVFVDADKVNNPHYVSWALRLSRPGTLIVVDNVVRGGRVATAAPDDPAITGTRETFELIAGEPRLDATAVQTVGTKGYDGLLLVRVVS; this is translated from the coding sequence ATGAGCAACGATCAGGACCGATGGACCACCGTCGACCACTACCTCACCGACCTGCTCGCCCCCGCCGACGAGGCGCTGACCGCGGCCCTCGCCGACTCCGCGGCCGCCGGACTGCCCGAGATCGCCGTCGCCCCCAACCAGGGCAAGCTGCTCCACCTGCTCGTCGCGGCGCAGGGCGCGAAGAACGTCCTGGAGATCGGCACCCTCGGCGGCTACAGCACCATCTGGCTGGCCCGCGCGCTGCCCGCCGACGGGCGGCTGGTCACGCTGGAGTACTCCCCCGCCCACGCGGACGTGGCCCGCGCCAACATCGCCCGCGCCGGCCTCGACAAGGTCGTCGAGGTGCGGACCGGCGCGGCGCTCGACACCCTCCCGCTCCTGGAGCAGGAGGGCGCGGGCCCGTTCGACTTCGTCTTCGTCGACGCCGACAAGGTCAACAACCCGCACTACGTCTCCTGGGCCCTCCGGCTGTCCCGGCCCGGCACCCTCATCGTCGTCGACAACGTCGTGCGGGGCGGCCGGGTCGCCACTGCGGCCCCGGACGACCCGGCGATCACCGGGACCCGCGAGACGTTCGAACTCATCGCCGGGGAGCCCCGGTTGGACGCCACGGCGGTCCAGACCGTCGGCACGAAGGGCTACGACGGGTTGCTGCTCGTCCGTGTGGTGAGCTGA
- a CDS encoding DUF2330 domain-containing protein: MRGTHRTHGHHGTRRARRLLALFVALLALQLGSLVAPAYACGCGAMVTDGMARIGVDRETSAVHWDARTGTEQIVMRLTVHGDAEEAAWIMPVPRRADVTLGDPELFRQLDRLTAPERRTRHYFWPRGRDWPFSAGDADGAGAMPGTDGGPGVGVVGRERLGPFDVARLTATDPDALGDWLRRNGFRLSDRLATELRPYVDRKWEYVAVRLAPEKTGERLYGALDPLAITFRNDTPVYPMRLSRLAKTPQSLGLFVLADHRMEPEGSIGGDRPEVRFAGAVDEPEGALARLTGPGPVYLTALDQSFPEPARIDGDHELVRAAADTPYREVIWKDRLWTVGGGVPVWLLTVGGALLLLTAGGFATARARRTRARRTPLRRV, encoded by the coding sequence ATGCGGGGGACACACCGAACGCACGGACACCACGGAACGCGCCGGGCGCGCCGGCTCCTGGCCCTGTTCGTCGCGCTGCTCGCGCTCCAGCTCGGCTCGCTCGTCGCGCCGGCGTACGCGTGCGGCTGCGGCGCCATGGTCACCGACGGCATGGCACGCATCGGCGTCGACCGCGAGACCTCGGCCGTCCACTGGGACGCGCGCACCGGCACCGAGCAGATCGTCATGCGCCTCACCGTGCACGGCGACGCCGAGGAGGCCGCCTGGATCATGCCGGTGCCGCGCCGGGCCGACGTCACCCTCGGCGACCCGGAACTCTTCCGACAACTCGACCGGCTCACCGCGCCCGAGCGCAGGACCCGCCACTACTTCTGGCCGCGCGGCCGTGACTGGCCCTTCTCCGCCGGCGACGCAGACGGCGCGGGCGCCATGCCCGGGACGGACGGCGGACCCGGAGTCGGCGTCGTCGGCCGCGAGCGGCTCGGCCCCTTCGACGTGGCCCGGCTGACCGCCACCGACCCGGACGCGCTCGGCGACTGGTTGCGCCGCAACGGCTTCCGGCTCTCCGACCGGCTCGCCACCGAACTGCGCCCCTACGTCGACCGGAAGTGGGAGTACGTCGCCGTCCGCCTGGCCCCCGAGAAGACGGGCGAGCGGCTGTACGGCGCCCTCGACCCGCTCGCGATCACGTTCCGCAACGACACCCCCGTGTATCCGATGCGGCTGTCCCGGCTGGCGAAGACCCCGCAGTCCCTCGGGCTGTTCGTGCTCGCCGACCACCGGATGGAACCGGAGGGCAGCATCGGCGGCGACCGCCCCGAGGTGCGGTTCGCGGGCGCCGTCGACGAGCCGGAGGGCGCCCTGGCCCGGCTCACCGGCCCCGGTCCCGTCTACCTCACCGCCCTCGACCAGTCCTTCCCCGAGCCCGCCCGCATCGACGGCGACCACGAACTCGTCCGCGCGGCGGCCGACACCCCGTACCGCGAGGTGATCTGGAAGGACCGCCTGTGGACGGTCGGCGGCGGCGTCCCGGTCTGGCTGCTCACCGTCGGCGGCGCGCTGCTGCTCCTCACGGCGGGCGGCTTCGCGACGGCCCGGGCGCGGCGCACGCGGGCGCGGCGCACGCCGCTCCGACGCGTTTAG
- a CDS encoding cytochrome P450: MSCPHLSEGFDATDPDLLQGRVPHPEFARLRRTAPVWWCAQPPGVTGFADGGYWAVTRHADVKYVSTRPELFSSHENTAVIRFNEHITRDQIEVQKLIMLNMDPPEHTRVRQIVQRGFTPRAVRSLENALRSRARAVVEEARASAGPDGAFDFVTRVAVELPLQAIAELIGVPQEDRARIFDWSNKMVAYDDPEYAITEEIGAEAAMELIGYAMNLAAARKQCPAQDIVSRLVAAEGEGNLSSDEFGFFVLLLAVAGNETTRNAISHGMHAFLTHPDQWELYKRERPSTAAEEIVRWATPVVSFQRTATEDTELGGQKIRKGDRIGLFYSSANNDPEVFENPETFDITRDPNPHLGFGGGGPHFCLGKSLAIKEIELIFEALADELPDLTLAGDPRRLRAAWLNGIKELQVRVA, encoded by the coding sequence ATGTCCTGCCCCCACCTCTCCGAAGGGTTCGACGCCACCGACCCCGACCTGCTCCAAGGCCGCGTCCCCCACCCGGAGTTCGCGCGGCTCCGGCGCACCGCTCCCGTCTGGTGGTGCGCCCAGCCCCCCGGCGTCACCGGCTTCGCCGACGGGGGCTACTGGGCCGTGACCCGGCACGCCGACGTCAAGTACGTCTCCACCCGGCCCGAGTTGTTCTCCTCCCACGAGAACACCGCCGTCATCCGCTTCAACGAGCACATCACCCGGGACCAGATCGAGGTCCAGAAGCTGATCATGCTCAACATGGATCCGCCCGAGCACACCCGGGTCCGCCAGATCGTCCAGCGCGGCTTCACCCCGCGTGCCGTCCGCAGCCTGGAGAACGCGCTGCGCAGCCGTGCCCGCGCCGTCGTCGAGGAGGCGCGGGCCTCGGCGGGACCGGACGGCGCCTTCGACTTCGTCACCCGGGTCGCCGTCGAGCTGCCGCTCCAGGCCATCGCCGAACTCATCGGCGTACCGCAGGAGGACCGGGCCCGGATCTTCGACTGGTCGAACAAGATGGTCGCCTACGACGACCCCGAGTACGCCATCACCGAGGAGATCGGCGCCGAGGCCGCGATGGAGCTCATCGGCTACGCGATGAACCTGGCCGCCGCCCGCAAGCAGTGCCCGGCCCAGGACATCGTGAGCCGGCTGGTCGCCGCCGAGGGCGAGGGCAACCTCTCCTCCGACGAGTTCGGCTTCTTCGTGCTGCTGCTCGCCGTCGCCGGCAACGAGACCACCCGCAACGCCATCAGCCACGGCATGCACGCCTTCCTCACCCACCCCGACCAGTGGGAGCTCTACAAGCGCGAACGGCCCTCGACCGCCGCCGAGGAGATCGTGCGCTGGGCGACCCCGGTGGTGTCCTTCCAGCGGACCGCCACCGAGGACACCGAGCTCGGCGGGCAGAAGATCCGCAAGGGTGACCGGATCGGCCTCTTCTACTCCTCAGCCAACAACGACCCCGAGGTCTTCGAGAACCCCGAGACCTTCGACATCACCCGCGACCCGAACCCTCACCTCGGATTCGGCGGCGGCGGGCCCCACTTCTGCCTCGGCAAGTCCCTCGCCATCAAGGAGATCGAGCTGATCTTCGAGGCGCTCGCCGACGAACTGCCCGACCTGACCCTCGCGGGCGACCCGCGCCGGCTGCGGGCGGCCTGGCTCAACGGCATCAAGGAACTCCAGGTCAGGGTGGCGTAG
- a CDS encoding steroid 3-ketoacyl-CoA thiolase: MAAEPVVVEAVRTPIGKRGGALANLHPAYLLGETYRELLGRTGIPADCVEQIVGGTVTHAGEQSMNPARTAWLTMGLPYETAATTVDAQCGSSQQASHMVANMVAAGVIDIGISCGVEAMSRVPLGSGSKHGPGKPFPDEWNVDLPNQFEAAERIARRRGLTRERVDALGLLSQERAAVAWSEERFKRETFAVQVPTTEEEQAAGQGMWRLVDRDEGLRDTSMEALARLKPVMPTAVHTAGNSSQISDGASALMWASKRMARALKLRPRARIVAQALVGSDPHYHLDGPIDATRAVLGKAGMSLRDIDLVEINEAFASVVLSWAQEFDRDLDGLEKVNVNGGAIALGHPVGATGARLVVTALHELERADKEFALITMCAGGALATGTIIQRL; encoded by the coding sequence ATGGCCGCGGAACCCGTCGTCGTCGAAGCCGTACGCACCCCCATCGGCAAGCGCGGAGGCGCGCTCGCCAACCTCCATCCCGCCTACCTCCTCGGCGAGACCTACCGCGAGCTCCTCGGCCGCACCGGCATCCCCGCCGACTGCGTCGAGCAGATCGTCGGCGGCACCGTCACCCACGCCGGCGAACAGTCCATGAACCCCGCCCGCACCGCCTGGCTCACCATGGGCCTGCCGTACGAGACCGCGGCCACCACCGTCGACGCCCAGTGCGGCTCCTCGCAGCAGGCGAGCCACATGGTGGCCAACATGGTCGCCGCCGGCGTCATCGACATCGGCATCTCCTGCGGCGTCGAGGCGATGAGCCGGGTGCCGCTCGGCTCCGGCTCCAAGCACGGGCCGGGCAAGCCCTTCCCCGACGAGTGGAACGTCGACCTGCCCAACCAGTTCGAGGCCGCCGAGCGCATCGCCCGCCGGCGCGGCCTCACCCGCGAACGCGTGGACGCGCTCGGTCTGCTGTCCCAGGAGCGGGCCGCCGTCGCCTGGTCCGAGGAGCGTTTCAAACGCGAGACCTTCGCCGTCCAGGTGCCCACCACGGAGGAGGAGCAGGCCGCCGGGCAGGGCATGTGGCGGCTGGTCGACCGCGACGAGGGGCTGCGCGACACCAGCATGGAGGCGCTGGCCCGGCTCAAGCCGGTCATGCCGACCGCCGTCCACACCGCCGGGAACTCCTCCCAGATCTCCGACGGCGCCTCCGCCCTGATGTGGGCCTCCAAGCGCATGGCCCGCGCCCTGAAGCTCCGCCCCCGCGCCCGGATCGTCGCCCAGGCCCTCGTGGGGTCCGACCCGCACTACCACCTCGACGGGCCCATCGACGCGACCCGGGCCGTCCTCGGGAAGGCCGGGATGTCCCTCAGGGACATCGACCTCGTCGAGATCAACGAGGCGTTCGCATCGGTGGTGCTCAGCTGGGCGCAGGAGTTCGACCGGGACCTGGACGGACTGGAGAAGGTCAACGTCAACGGCGGCGCGATCGCCCTCGGCCACCCGGTGGGCGCGACGGGGGCGCGGCTCGTCGTGACGGCCCTGCACGAGCTGGAGCGCGCGGACAAGGAATTCGCCCTGATCACGATGTGCGCGGGCGGCGCGCTGGCGACGGGCACGATCATCCAGCGGCTGTAG
- a CDS encoding transglycosylase SLT domain-containing protein, producing MFRSIATRAVSRKKTFAVSAAVLIGASGAVLGNTGTASAATPQEIARKIVPPSQFASFSKIVEHESGWNHTATNSSSGAYGLVQALPASKMASAGSDWKTNPATQIKWGLDYMNDRYGSPNAAWNFWQTHGWY from the coding sequence TTGTTCCGCTCGATCGCCACTCGCGCCGTCTCCCGCAAGAAGACCTTCGCCGTCTCCGCCGCCGTCCTCATCGGCGCCTCGGGCGCGGTGCTCGGCAACACGGGTACGGCCTCGGCCGCCACCCCGCAGGAGATCGCTCGAAAGATCGTGCCGCCGTCGCAGTTCGCGTCCTTCAGCAAGATCGTCGAGCACGAGTCCGGCTGGAACCACACCGCCACCAACTCCTCCAGCGGCGCCTACGGCCTGGTCCAGGCCCTGCCGGCCTCGAAGATGGCCTCGGCCGGCTCCGACTGGAAGACGAACCCCGCCACGCAGATCAAGTGGGGTCTCGACTACATGAACGACCGCTACGGCTCCCCGAACGCCGCCTGGAACTTCTGGCAGACCCACGGCTGGTACTGA